The Cyclopterus lumpus isolate fCycLum1 chromosome 1, fCycLum1.pri, whole genome shotgun sequence sequence tctctctctctctctctctctctctctctctctctctttgtcctccCAGCCTTCCGACAGCCTCCCCTGTCCTCCACAGTTAATTGTCATTGCAGTTCTGTCATTGTTAAGGATCTGcagcggctcctcctcctcctcctcctcttcctcctcctcctcctcctcctcgcccacTGGCTGCAGTGAGGTTTGCAGGAACGTAATCGGCTCTGGCAAAGTTCAGAAATGTGCCCTGGAGGCTCTGACGGCTCTCAGCAGCAGCCCAGGTAACACCTGAGTGTCGATGTGGGATCGTCCCGTTAGAAATAatgttctcctttctttttaCTAAACCCCTTTTTATACTGCAGCCTGAAGGGAAACAGCCACAGTGGTAACAGAATCTAGCTGAACGTGGCGatataacattaaattaaaacttACAATTTAATCAAATGCCTCAATTAGTTATTGGAAACATGCAGCGGAACAAGAAAGAAGATCTTAAAGTGATTTATTCGGTACTGAGAGCTTCAATCGCTCTCTAAAAGTAATTAGTCAGATAAAATATCATCATGCACtggcacaaaaacaaatgctcCATTATCtgaagtgttgtgtgtgtgtgtgtgtgtgtgtgtgtccatgtccaTCTTGTGTGTTTCAGGAGCAAAGGATGCCATCAGTGAAGTGTTCACAGTTCTGATGCAATATCTGGACAATCCTGATTCTGATGCCACggtacgttgtgtgtgtgtgtgtgtgtgtgtgtgtgtgtgtgtgtgtgtgtgtgcgtgtgtgcgcgtgtgtgtgtgtgtgtgtgtgcgtgtgtgtgttgctgttgctgttgcttaatttatttattttgtcaccaACGTTCAACTTCTGCTGGGGAGTAGTGGCTTAGAAGAAGACACCATCACTCACCGATTGTCTTAATCTTAAcctgtaaaaaaattaaaaaaagatttaactcTAAGAACCAGATGTATTATTTCAGTTAAATAACTTTGTATTGTAATTTCAGAGCTTTCCAAAACATCTACGCTACACAATGTACATGAGATGTGTCTTTTCCATGCTGATGTCTGCATTCTGTCACGTATAGAAGCAAAGTATTTGAGAGTGTCTGGTACAATTTTAAACATTCACTACCCAGTTGGCTCACTCAAAAGTGAGTAGTATGACATCATAATCTTAACTAAAGGTCCACTTACTTTTTCTGCAGCTTTCCACATTGACTCCAGATTTAAAGTTACAAAGAGAGTCTCAGTCTATCTCTGAGGGTCACACACTGTAAGTCAGCGGTGTTTTCCATCATTgacgtgtctgtctgtgttcctAAGGTACTCCACAAGTCCTACCAGGCCTTAGTGAAATGGATGAGTGTGTCCCCAGACCTGTCCGTCGTAACAGACCCGCTCCGACGAGGTGAAGTTCACCGGCAGCCTGTGAAATACGTGTGGCTATAACACACAGTGATGCGTCCCTGGaggtaaacgtgtgtgtgtgtgtgtgtgtgtgtgtgtgtgtgtgtgtgtgtgtgaacttgcGTTAGGTCTCGAGGAGGTCGTGAAGAAGCGCGTGTGTGACATGCGCTGGGAGGTGAGGGACTCCACGGTGGAGTTTCTGGGACACCTGGCAGGTGTTCCAGTAACTGGGACACCCGCTCTGCTGGGCGTCCGCTGTACCACCCCCCTCCTGAAGGAGGCACTCCAGGATACGGAGAGCTACGTGAGAGCCAGCGCCATCTCTGCACTGGCAAAGACACTGACGCACAGCTGGCAGCAGGGGGCAGCGCTGAGTCAGGAGGAGGTAGGCGGACATTGTGTCACTTTTGAatctgaagaagaaagaaacggTGAAGAACTCTCAGTGTATCAGATGTTGTATAATTTAACTCAAGCCGATACTTTCTTTGGACCAAGGCAAGTCAGGATCAACATTTAGGACCACGTTACAGTATTTCATATGTTTTGGGTGCTTCCAACCTTCCAGACACACTGGGTcatgttaaatatgttaaatatgttgtgGTATCGCCCGAGTTCGCCAATATTCAAATGCAGAAATCTTTTAATTCTTTGTAGCATTAAAAAGAATTGTAAAAACTATTTGAACACATAACAGATTTATGTCCTTGAACAATTGCAAATGTCAAATTGTGGcttaatttcacacaaacaaagatgaTGACTACTAATATTCTAATTAATTTCAACATGTTCACATGTTATTAGACTCTGTGTTCAGTCCCAGATGTTGAAAACCTCTGGAGACCTACTTTGATTCTCTGAACAGAAAATTGATTGGAAAACCAAAAAGGGAATCGGTCCAATAAGCAGAATTGATAAtggaactgtttttttttttcagactttaCATTAAACGGTGTACATTCAGATAAAGATTAACAAGCAATCTATTGGTGGCAGAGCATATTCTCACCTTCTGTGAAGAGAGAATTTTAAAATCGTCGCTCTTCCAGTTAAATTGTATAATtgaatttgtatatttttgaaTCTGTGTCCTTCCAGACTGAAATAGTGAGCCGGCTGCTTGAGATCCTCTCCCAGGACACGGAGGGGTTCCCCAGGAGGGCCGTCGTACGGTACTTCATCTCCTGGTTCTCTTTGcgctcctcgtcttcgtcctcctcgtcttcgtcctcctccgcctcGCTCCTCACACAGTGCGTGCGCTCCGTCCTCTCACAGGGCAGCGCCGATCTGGACTgggaggtcaaagttcacacgCTGGAGCTGgccgagctgctgctggacgAAGCCTTTTCGGGTCACCGGGGTTACGGGAAGGATGGCGCGGCCTCCGACCGGACCTGCACCCCTCCCACGCACGCGGAGGGCGCAGAGTCCCAATTGGCCGGCGTGGTCGAGCTGGGTGTCATCTCGGCGCTGCTGAGTGGTCTGGTTGACTGCGACAGACCCGTGGGTCTGAGGGCCTGCCGCCTGCTGGTGACACTCAGAGACGCGGTCTGCCCTCCGTCGCCGgacgccaccgccgccgccgtgGCAACGGTGTCCTGTGAACTGCCCGGCTGGGGCTGggggcaggaggtcagaaagacACTGGGGATGAAGGGGAGCGACATCGCAGCAGAGGAGAGtatcggaggaggaggaggagtcaacgAGGGTGGAGACGGTGCGagcgtgcatgtgagtgtgtgtgaggcgtTGACGTCTCTGGGTTTGGACGAGAGGCTGAAGGTCCTCACTCGAAGCAGCGACCACGTCCACaactcccccctctctctgctgcaggacATCCTGACCGCGAGCGCCGCTCACACTCACCCAGACACACAGCCGGGGCAAGAGGTCATCGTGGACTgctactgacacacacacacacacacactcggcctTATGTTGGTTTATCAGCAGTGAACAACACACTCAGGGTACTTTGGTGATATTTTAGCTTCTTAAGTAAatgtgaatttcttttttttttttacacatttaatattgtaaTTTCATTAAATCCCAAGCAGGAAATTGTTGatctgtgttgttttcttttcatgtcgTAAACGTCTCTAATGCTTTTTAGGACGCACTCGTCGTGGCCTCCAGCAGAGGTCAGTCACAGCTCAACAATAACACGGGCCTTAAAACTGAGACCTCAAACTGAGTCTTTACAACCAGACTCGTCTCATCTTGTCAAAATTGAGAGCCAGATCTATATTTGTTGCTTTATTTCTTTCCGTGACTCTCCATCGGTGCACCAGGCTGTCTCTCACTCGCCAAACACGTTCTCAGATCAGCGTCTCCTCGGTGGTgaaatgtaactaagtacatttaccaAGTTACTTTACATGAGTATTTGTATTTCCTGCTACTTCATAcgtctactccactacatttcagtCATAAATAtgttacttttttacttttatttgataCCTTTTAGTTTCTA is a genomic window containing:
- the brat1 gene encoding BRCA1-associated ATM activator 1 isoform X2, whose translation is MDAECVSLLPGVCEVLAASGRSLPDDTSLEKLLDWFTGLTEAGGSLLDACPCLLDFISTVVHNTASDPGVLSFTLRLTGLTAATEDGFQRLQERSVLNQVFHRQRWQEAGLWEDPCFRIGWIQGLRSMLRHPKALGFFVQSDFIDPLLQLQTDASLFVASAANQMLAHILLFFQPASSPGCNGADEKEEDGDGRTRTTSAEYTSAVAAISEYLKASLVPQKYTKLRQSLQILKLLALLLARAGPPLWDKLLQTVADSLEELVTAGCGQLTLPLMDVILAACSRSGADERVLDQHVLDQRVPDQRVPDQRLSRLLSSMLNVDEPADLVHAAAAFLRRGHHDIVHTARAVRILLLPLHIVTGQSLLGTNTTADERQSSMVEQLKCKSSCISVICVCLTNTPQITLTPSDSLPCPPQLIVIAVLSLLRICSGSSSSSSSSSSSSSSSPTGCSEVCRNVIGSGKVQKCALEALTALSSSPGAKDAISEVFTVLMQYLDNPDSDATVLHKSYQALVKWMSVSPDLSVVTDPLRRGLEEVVKKRVCDMRWEVRDSTVEFLGHLAGVPVTGTPALLGVRCTTPLLKEALQDTESYVRASAISALAKTLTHSWQQGAALSQEETEIVSRLLEILSQDTEGFPRRAVVRYFISWFSLRSSSSSSSSSSSSASLLTQCVRSVLSQGSADLDWEVKVHTLELAELLLDEAFSGHRGYGKDGAASDRTCTPPTHAEGAESQLAGVVELGVISALLSGLVDCDRPVGLRACRLLVTLRDAVCPPSPDATAAAVATVSCELPGWGWGQEVRKTLGMKGSDIAAEESIGGGGGVNEGGDGASVHVSVCEALTSLGLDERLKVLTRSSDHVHNSPLSLLQDILTASAAHTHPDTQPGQEVIVDCY
- the brat1 gene encoding BRCA1-associated ATM activator 1 isoform X1 → MDAECVSLLPGVCEVLAASGRSLPDDTSLEKLLDWFTGLTEAGGSLLDACPCLLDFISTVVHNTASDPGVLSFTLRLTGLTAATEDGFQRLQERSVLNQVFHRQRWQEAGLWEDPCFRIGWIQGLRSMLRHPKALGFFVQSDFIDPLLQLQTDASLFVASAANQMLAHILLFFQPASSPGCNGADEKEEDGDGRTRTTSAEYTSAVAAISEYLKASLVPQKYTKLRQSLQILKLLALLLARAGPPLWDKLLQTVADSLEELVTAGCGQLTLPLMDVILAACSRSGADERVLDQHVLDQRVPDQRVPDQRLSRLLSSMLNVDEPADLVHAAAAFLRRGHHSDIVHTARAVRILLLPLHIVTGQSLLGTNTTADERQSSMVEQLKCKSSCISVICVCLTNTPQITLTPSDSLPCPPQLIVIAVLSLLRICSGSSSSSSSSSSSSSSSPTGCSEVCRNVIGSGKVQKCALEALTALSSSPGAKDAISEVFTVLMQYLDNPDSDATVLHKSYQALVKWMSVSPDLSVVTDPLRRGLEEVVKKRVCDMRWEVRDSTVEFLGHLAGVPVTGTPALLGVRCTTPLLKEALQDTESYVRASAISALAKTLTHSWQQGAALSQEETEIVSRLLEILSQDTEGFPRRAVVRYFISWFSLRSSSSSSSSSSSSASLLTQCVRSVLSQGSADLDWEVKVHTLELAELLLDEAFSGHRGYGKDGAASDRTCTPPTHAEGAESQLAGVVELGVISALLSGLVDCDRPVGLRACRLLVTLRDAVCPPSPDATAAAVATVSCELPGWGWGQEVRKTLGMKGSDIAAEESIGGGGGVNEGGDGASVHVSVCEALTSLGLDERLKVLTRSSDHVHNSPLSLLQDILTASAAHTHPDTQPGQEVIVDCY